A genomic segment from Schistocerca piceifrons isolate TAMUIC-IGC-003096 chromosome 4, iqSchPice1.1, whole genome shotgun sequence encodes:
- the LOC124795621 gene encoding uncharacterized protein LOC124795621, with protein sequence MLSSGRGIALNIEETLFINIHAPSGTYNKRARSTFYNERIAELPIQNNNSILIGGCFNCLAAAEDQTPVPNICPELQELNRRLKIEDLWRLLHPTHTEFTYHHKNGKSRLDRIYVSRAGTGNIAHAEVYSVIFSDHYSYECSFHLQKGKTVGTGSTWTLNTEHLQDAELRKQIAKSWQECLAQRAHYSSTTE encoded by the coding sequence ATGTTGTCAAGCGGCCGAGGAATAGCGCTAAACATAGAAGAGACGCTCTTTATCAACATACACGCACCGTCTGGCACATACAACAAGCGAGCAAGAAGCACCTTCTATAATGAAAGAATAGCCGAACTGCCGATACAGAACAATAACAGCATCCTCATTGGAGGATGTTTTAACTGTCTCGCCGCAGCTGAAGACCAAACGCCCGTACCAAACATATGCCCAGAACTGCAAGAACTAAACCGACGACTGAAAATAGAAGATTTGTGGCGCCTTCTCCATCCAACGCACACCGAATTTACATACCACCATAAAAATGGTAAAAGCAGACTGGACCGTATATATGTCAGCAGAGCAGGAACTGGAAATATAGCGCACGCCGAAGTCTATTCTGTCATCTTTTCGGACCACTACAGCTACGAATGCAGCTTTCATCTCCAGAAAGGGAAGACCGTGGGCACAGGAAGCACGTGGACGCTAAATACGGAACATCTGCAGGACGCGGAACTGCGCAAGCAAATAGCGAAATCGTGGCAAGAATGTCTGGCGCAGCGCGCACACTACAGCAGCACGACCGAGTAG